The stretch of DNA GGCCGGTTGTTGCTCAAAACCCTGCCCGACAGGGTCAAAGTTGCCTATCAGTACGACCGCCTCGGTCGACTGACCGGTGTCGACGACGGTCAGAACCATCCGCTGGCCTTCGAATACGACCTGCAGGATCGGCTGATCACCGAGCATCAGGGCTGGGGCACCCTGCGCTACAGCTACGACGCCTGCGGCCAGCTCAAGCGTCAGCGCCTGCCGGACAACAGCAAACTCGACTATCACTACGCCAAGGGTGGGGCCCTGACGGCGATCCACCTCAACGGCGCGCCACTGACTTCGCACCGCTATGAGTCCGGTCGTGAACAGCAACGCAAACAAGGCCTGCTGCTCAGCGACTATGCCTACGACGATCAGGGCCGCTTGCTCGCCCACGCCGTAGGCCATGAGCACGCGTCACTGTACCGCCGCGAATATGCCTACAGCGCCAACGGCAATCTGGCGCACATCGCCGACACCCGCCACGGTCAGCGCACCTACGGTTACGACGCCCTCGACCAGCTGATCCGCGTCAGCCACTCGCGCGACGAACTGCCGGAATCCTTCGCCCACGACCCCGCCGGCAACCTGCTGATGCAGGACCGCCCCGGCCCGACACAGGTCAAGGGCAACCGCCTGCTGATGCAGGGCGATCGCCACTACGACTACGACGCCTTCGGCAACCTGATCCGCGAACGCCGTGGCACCGCGCAGAAACTCGTCACCGAATATCGCTACGACTGCCAGCACCGCCTCATCGGCCTGACCCGCCCCGACGGCAAAACCGCGTCCTATCAATATGACGCCTTCAACCGGCGCATCAGCAAAACCGTCGACGGCGCCACCACCGAGTTCTTCTGGCAAGGCGACCACCTCGTCGCCGAAAGCAGCAAGACCCACCACCGCAGCTACGTCTACGAACCCGGCACCTTCCGCCCGCTGGCGCTGCTCGACGGCAAAGGCCCGAAGAAGGCCTGCCCGTTCTACTACCAACTCGACCACCTCGGCACCCCGCAGGAACTCACCGACTACAGCGGCGAAATCGTCTGGTCGGCGCAATACGACGCCTACGGCAAAGTCGCCGCGATCACCCTGGCCGGCGAGGAATACCTGGACCAGCCGCTGCGCTTTCAGGGGCAGTATTTCGATGGGGAAAGCGGACTGCATTACAACCGGCATCGGTATTACGACCCTAGGCTTGGACGGTATCTGACGCCGGATCCGATCAAGTTGGCCGGTGGGTTGAATCAGTACCAGTACGTGCCGAATCCGACGGGGTGGGTGGATCCGTTGGGGTTGAGTTCGAACTGTCCGCCTAAAGGTCGAAAATCTCTCGGTTGTCCGAAACCTGATGAGGTTGAGCTTCCGGAGGTTTCCAGGCGTGGCGCTTTCAGGCAGGCAAAAGTTGATGCTGGAATTCCAAAAAGACAGCAGCCGGATATACAGATTGATGAGGTTAGTGGCAAACCGAGCCAGTACGCTTACGTCAACATGACGGATAGAAAAGAAAACAACATACTAAACAGTAGCAAAATGCCGATTATAACTAGAGAATATAAATTCACCCGCGAGGATGGTTTCAAACTCATACTTCAAGACCATTCCGCAGGTCACAAGTACGGAGACAAAGACAATAAAGGTGATCAAGGCCCACACATAAATGTTCGACCAGCTGACGACACACGAAATGGCAAGATTGAAAATACAAATGAACATTACCCCTTCAGAAGGTGACCATGAAATATTGGAATGACATAGAAGGCAGCAAATTCTTCAACATCGTATTTAGCACAGACATTGAAATCGGAGAAATAAAGCTTTTCGCCTTAAACGTAGACAACAACCTCTCAAATCTGACGTTAGCATTTGACATTAAAGATCTGCCAGATAGGCCTCCGACAAAATGGCAATCAATAAAATACAACGCTTGCCGCATCGGAATAACGTTCGGTGACATCCAATACTTGACAGTCACAAAAATCCCAGCGAAAGAAAACTTAACACTTAGCATAAATAAAGTTGATGACAAATATTTGATCTCGGCGATATCAAGTACTTCAGAAATAACGTTTACTGCATCATCACTAAGATTGCGGGACCCTAGTGTTTACCTGACAACGACACCTTTCTAGCGAAGTCTTTCTCGAGGGCCTGAAAACCAGGCCCTGAAGATTCGATTTTCAAACTGTCAGAACACTACAAAATAATCACTCACTGCTCGTCTTCTCCATACGCCATATCAGCCTCGTCCGAATCATTCAATGGCATCGTCGCATCACCCATCAGCGACCCTGGATTCTCATTCCTCGAACCATCAATAAAGCAAACACTGCACACCAAAAGTGGGAAAGAATTCTGGCGCACAATAAACGGTGACGGAAAGGACAAAACGGTAAGGCCTGCGCATGACTAAAAAATACTCTGCACATATTATTGCAATCGACCCAATCATCGAAGAATCAGTTCTCCTCAGCGTGCAAGGCCTGACTGTTCGGTGTTTTGTAGGCTTCTGCCCATCAATTATCGAAGTGGGAAAAACTTATGGGACCGAATTCGAAATGGTATTACCTGACGAGTTATACATCTCAAAGATGGATAATGAAGAAAGACGCGTCGAAATGAGCGGAGACGGCTTTTCGTGTAACGTTTGCGGCTATCTAGCCGGAGAAACCCTTCAATCCTTCGTTGATTTTTCAGATCAGGGCATTCACTTCGACTACCCCCATCTCAACGAACAATTCGTGAAAATCACTGCAGAAAGAATTGATGTCTCATTCTGACGAAAACGCCAGTCATTCATTTTTCGGAGGCGCTTCGACTGCCTCATCAATCTCGTCTTCCTCCAACGGCAACTCATCCCGCCGCAAAGGGTTCGTAGGGGAAGGCAACGGATACTCCGGCGTTTCATCACCATCAACGGTCTGCGAATCTCCACTCATTGCGCACCTCCCAAAGGGCCTGCACAAACACAGGCCCTGAAGAATCAGACTTCAAGCCGTCGGCACGTATAACCAAAAAACATCGAGTCACTGCTCATCTTCATCCTCTTCGTATTCCATATCTGCCTCATCCGAATCATTCAACGGCACCGTCGCATCATCCATGAGCGACCCCGGATCCTCATTCCCCGGATCATTGATAAACGGCAGCCTACTCGAGCCTTTTTCTTCCTTGCCTTCTGTTTCGGGAGTCATGGCGCACCTCATGTTTCGGGGGAATGTATACGTTCGAAAAGCCCTACGACCAAACGTTCCTGGGCCTGACGCGCCAAAACGAAAAACCCGGTACTTGGCCGGGTTTCTACTTACGAACTAGCAATCAATGATGCCGGTTCTTGTGTTTGTTCTTGTGCTTGTGACCGCCGCCGGAATGAGACTTCCCACCGTCACCTCCCAAATTATTCCCGACCGCACCACCGGCAGCACCGCCCAATCCTG from Pseudomonas sp. TH06 encodes:
- a CDS encoding Imm50 family immunity protein; translation: MKYWNDIEGSKFFNIVFSTDIEIGEIKLFALNVDNNLSNLTLAFDIKDLPDRPPTKWQSIKYNACRIGITFGDIQYLTVTKIPAKENLTLSINKVDDKYLISAISSTSEITFTASSLRLRDPSVYLTTTPF